In the genome of Mercurialis annua linkage group LG8, ddMerAnnu1.2, whole genome shotgun sequence, the window tcattaatataaaatgataaaaactgccaatcaataaataacaaaatgataaagtcaaaacatggtcaaacatgattgacctagtgcatatcactaacataaTCAAGGTAAGGTTAACAATTAAGGTTTTCTTTGGTTCAATTTGGAGTATTATAGATTAAAAGAGTTAGGGTTTATGGATtgaatttggtgatttttgcaTATGATGTTTCTAGGTGATAATTGAGCTAGGATTAAGTGTATTCATGGTGAATGGCATGTGCTTGAGCTTCGGCATAGGGGGTGTTCATCAAGCAAGGTAATTTCTGAAAATTTGAGTCTATGGATCGATGAATTGGATGGTTATTTGGCTTGTTTGGTTCGGCCTTGCTCATGAGTTTAGAGGGATTGATATTTGATTATGTTAATTATAGGTTTGTGATtgttttgatgaataatttGGGTATGAAATGCTAAGATGTGGTTCGACCATAGACTAAAGTTTTGATTAAGCTTGATTGTTACGGCTTAGACATTAGTTTGATGATGCTAGAGCTGAATATATGTTATTTTGATGATTAATGATTGATGGAAGTTTTGGCAGAAAATTGTTCTGCAGAACAACCCTATTGCGAAGGCAATATTTCGAGTTATAGAGCTCCAAATCAAGTTTTGTATGTTGATACAGAAACTTGAAGATGTTGTCTAAAACTTTTTAGGTTTAAGTTTCTGCTGATGCAGTCTCTATGATACTtgaattaagcaaaacataaTATTATGCGTAACAGTTCTGCATTTTAGGATAATCTAAGGGATTAACTTCCAGGCTAGTTTTCGACACCTTGGGGTGCTAGACTTAGTCTGAGACCTGAACAAAAGTCGAAGATGATattctgaactttaagaatgtcggtTTCGTTTAGAGGTTGGACTATATTACAGCTAGAAACCGTAAGCGATTTTGAGGTCGATTATTCGACAAAACATaacatatatcaaaaataagttTGAAACCCAAACATAGACTTGGTAATTTGATAAATGAGTCAAATAACACTTTGAATTTAGGTTTAAAATACTAAACCCAATACACATAAAAGACGTATTAAACACTATACTGATATGTATAGTAGTATATGACGGGTAAAATACGATAGTACGATGGGTAATACGTGAACAATATATTCTTGAGTCTATGTGCTTATCGAGTAAGATTCTTAACTCGATATCTATTTGATGCTTGTGTTAGGTACGATAAGTCAACCAACTAGCGGACAAGGAGCTCAGGGAGCTTAACGACTGCTATTAACGAAGATTTTGGAAATAGCAAGTCGTGAGTTTTGTTATGTGGAATGTTtacatttgcagtgtttatatgaattgcataagCATTGTTTAGTATCAAAATGTCTTTTACAAAATGCATATATCATGGTTTTTAAGCCAGTATAGAACCGATGAAacaaactacctattgggtgtcaataggctgtgtgatcaccagagTCATTACGGTCTATACGTCTATAGTTGCTTGAATAGAATGGAAAGCATATGAGTTGGCATGAAAGGAATATGTGAAATGATTTGTATGATTTGAAAAAGGATATGAATATGATAGCCCATAGGatgaactcggtagaactatctcgggacctaagtctagtgggtaactcggtgaactatctcgggacccacaacttatGATTAAGCGATGGTACATTTAACTCGGTCGAAATATCTCGGGACTTATACCATTTGGATAATATGATTTGAGACAAGGATAATAAGTATATGCAATATAGGAAATACGTTTCAGgaataagattagggtttcatctggaatGCTTATACGCGGATGCATAGGATTGAATGGTTTGTACATTGTtttcaatgtttttaaatgaatACTCTTATGTAAACTAacaaactcactcagtttcgaatgaccccccaatagtgtttGGTGCAGGTGTCTAGTCTTAGCAAGCCAGACTTCTATTCTTGTTCCAGAAGTCTGAAGTATGTACAggatcagtagtgctgcagtagggTCAAGTCCTAGTTTGTATAAATGTTTGACAAACGGTTGTTGTATACTTTGTGCATACTCTGATGTGTAAACTGTTTTGCATTCTGCTTTAGcccgtttgttttgttttggaaCGGGCTATGCTAGAAAACATGTATCGCATGGTAAGACCCAAgttcttttgaaacgttttcatattttgaaatagacgtttgtatacgtcaagCTCAAGGAGCTTTTAATGAAAACGAGTTGTTTATGCATGGATGTTGTATGGATTTGTAAAAGACTGTTTTGTGAAAAGTTTATTCTGCTTTtataggcttgctacgggttttggaactaccattccctagcaccggtcgcaGCTCgtgattttgggtcgtgacacatagTAAACCCTAGGTCCATCTAACCTCTATAAATAGGATTGCTAATCAGCCTAAAAAATGGTCGGTAAAATTAGTCACCATGAAAGAATATAAACCCTAGAAAATATATAGGTTGGCCGAACCCCTCCCCCCCTGCACACACATACCAGTCATTCTAACAAGATATAAGCAATTCAATCACTTAAGTGCGCActgattcgaagctggattccacaTTCGGATCACCaaaaaacgagccaaggacttaTAACGGTAACAaaggaatccagcttcgaaggAGGTTGCCCCAGTATGTGTATTTAAACGAAACTTTATACAAAAAGTCTTATGCTGGGGCTGAGATGTTTGTCTAGTAATGAAGCAAGGCAAGCCTTGTACTTCGTACATTCAAGGGTGTGTGGTGCCCACCGGTCTGGGCCAAAGATGTGAGTTAAGCTCAAACAGATGGGGTACTACCTCTTATCACTTTTAATGCTATTATGATTATAACTACTGACTTTTATATGCTCGGAGGCATCTTTATGTAGTTTTATCTGTTTTTaccataaattgctaaaattactaaaattgcCATAACTGTCATATTTGCTAAATTCAGTATTCTTGCCATGATGCCATGCAAAACGGATTAGAAACATGTATTAGGCTGATTTTAAGATGTTTTACACATCATATCCAAATTTCATTCAATTCCAATGCTTAGAGCGCATGTTGGGTTCAAATTGCCATGTTTTTGTGTTCTTAGTTGTTTTGTCATGATAGCCATGAAATAATGTTAGAAACTCATATTTTCGGGTGTCTAATTCAGGTTTAGACATCATATTTCAATTCTAGTACGTTTCAAAATATTTCCTTACGCGTATGTTGTGTTTTTGGGCTGTCATTACATGGAATCGCGAGGCAAACAACGAATCGACGTCCCCCTAGAACCAGCGCCGCCGCCAATTCATACTTCCTTTGCTGCCATTATTGAGTGGCGCTGTGTTCTTTCTTTTTCCTTACTCCAAATTGATTCCTAGATCCTCCGGACTCCAATTTGACCCTAATTTCATGTTTCCGAGTTCGTTTGAGCTAGAAATTGGGCCCCGTTTGAGTGCACGTGTACATATTTAGTTGTAGAATCTGTTTTGAACTTTTAATGGATCTGCCCCAATTTAATTTGGGCCCCGAATCCCAAACTTGTAATCTACCAAGCCAACCAGGCCTCGAAGCCCATAACCGACGAAACCAACAACTTCTAGAAGCAATTCTGAGTTTGTTAGAACTCGGAATCAACCCCGATTTGAACCAATAGATCTGTATCGATGAGACAAAGAACTTTTGTGTTTTGACCGAGTTCCGATTCTTACCACCTCGACAGCTAAACCGCATCGAGTGTTAGGCACTTCGGTCtaggtttaaaagtattataaccttgtatgtatatccccTGTGTAGTATGTATGCTGATAGTGTTTaaacgctttccaaaagcatgacGTTAATTTAGTAATCAAATTCAGAAAGTCCATCAAATCACTAATAAATCATATGATTGCCACGAAAATACAAATAGAGATTGAATAGGATATTTAAGAttacctaataaaatcaatcacacCTGGATATCCGGTTTTTaagctttgtgcatgtaaaacgATCCAAACCAGCCACTATTTGATACATGATAAAAACCACCAgtgttagatgtatgtttaggattACTTGCTACTTGCCTCGCATGAGTTTCCGTAGAATGTCAACGAACCTAGTCTTTTGGTTCGGCATACGATAATCTCATCCATAAGCGAGTGAGGTTATCCAGTCGGTAGAAAAGACATTTCCTAGCTGAGCTAGGTGGTGactctatatttttaaaacctttCCAGACTAGAGATCTGCCATAAGTCTGGGCGAGCGGCCCTTCAACCCTATTCCGCTCACAAAAGCAATCAGGCCCACAAGTCCACAGGAAATTCAAGACTGGGCCTACAAGCCCACTGGAAATCCACTCCCAGACAAAAGCTCATCCACCCCGAGATTTCTTTATGACCTATCTCGGGCCACAAACCTTACTGTACTCCCGGAATAGAGCTCCAAAGAGCATCACTTGAGTAAAAAGGTAAGAAAGGCCACGATAGCATAGGGGGCCACTAAAAATTCTCTAACAAGAGAATATAATTACATCTCGCCATGCCGTGCTCTGAATACCAAAATAACAGAAAAAGCCAGCTCAGCCTACAAAATAGAGGGAGACTTTATCACAAGAAGGacgattgaagaagaagaagaagtacaCTATATATGTTACTTTATAAggtatcttcttcttttttatctcAATTCTCACTTCACTTTTCTTCATCATATACTTACTTGAGCGTCGTAGCGAGCGCCCGGGAAACTTCTTTCAGTATTCTATCTGACTGTGTTGTTTATTCTCAGGTTACAAAGTTGTATCGGATCCATCCCATGTTTTCagtaatttatcatttttcaatTCCAGTTTAAGTAAATGGttacaattttatcaaaattgataaataaactaaaatttacgaTATTAGATTTTGAACcacaaaaacaatataaaaaaatagagtattttttcaataattaaacCAATATTAATGGCTAACTAACGGTATCACCAAGGACGAGGAAAGAAGAGGCGGCACAAGAAGGTTCAAATAAATGTTATGCGTTGTTTTTAGGTTGTAATGTATATTCATCTAAAATGTAgccaaaaattgaaataaaatgtcTAAAGTGagatattaattactataaaaaaggaaagtcttttttttttatgaatataaaaaagGAAAGTTATTGCTTCTAAACTGAGATTCagaaaataattgttttctttGCTGATTtcccattttttaattaattatcctGTTTCAAGATTCAATAGtttgttaattatttgttagtattattttataattctaGTGTGATTTGGTCAAATCAATTATAGAGATGCGAGCAGCATGTGTTCTTAATAAATACTACGgctatttattgttttataaaaattatatgtaaattttaatgGTTAGGTTAACCACCTACGTAAAATATTAACCATAATCATGACTCATCGTCAGAAACTGTATCATTATTTtctggcttaatacatcatttgactcctaaactatacaattttattctctgcgacctctaaactaatttcgtgttcTCTTAGACCTCTTAACtcaattttttgttctatttaactcCTCATTCGGAATGTTCACACCACACGCGATAACGTGGATAAAATTACTGACATGGCTTTGCTaacatggggttaaatagaataaaaaaaatagttaagaggtccaatggaacactaaaataatttagaggtcatagggaataaaagggtaaggtttagtggtgaaaaaatatattaagcctattttttttttaatttaaaataaaaagtgatgtactttacatattatttgaaaaacatcatttaaggatttaaaaatcatgaaatttagcgtgttttccaattttaagaaaaattttaaaaagtcataattgatttgaaatgtttgaaattgcaaaaaattaaaatctggtgtattaaaatttttaaaattggaaattcgtgaaacacactaaaaatttagtctttttttaatattatcacggTTTAGTggtgaaaaaatatattaagcctattttttttttaatttaaaataaaaagtgatgtactttacatattatttgaaaaacatcatttaaggctttaaaaatcatgaaatttagcgtgttttccaattttaagaaaaattttataaagtcataattgatttgaaatgtttgaaattgcaaaaaattaaaatctggtgtattaaaatttttaaaattggaaattcgtgaaacacactaaaaatttagtcttttttaatattatcacagtatagtaaatttatatattttataatatcgttaaaaacaaacaaacttcatttatcattattgaaatgtaaaaaaaatatttacatgtacaagaagttatattatgtaattatttgactaaatattaatatttttttatttttctagaatattaaatggataaaaattaaataattatattttcgaGTAGGTTAGATgggttaaaattaaaagattgaaggtgtaataggaaaataaaataagtttagggatcaaatagaacaaaatagtgtagttcgggagttcaatagaacaatttatgcattttaattatctttCACGCGCTTTAAAGCGTTTGAAATACGCGCTTTTACCACGTTGGAGGAAAAAAGTTAAATCGGCAAAAAAGTTGCAGTTGGCggattaaatagaacaaaaaataaaactaagaagtctaataaaatatcaaattagtttaatagTCTTAGAGAATAaaagatgtattaagccattatTTTCTTGTACAGGATAAACTAACCTGTCATCCATATTTTTACTGTCATTTAACGTTAAGAATTTCAGATCAGAATATGAATATTGTCCTCTCCTGTTACCATTCAAAATGTATTTCAACTTATTTCtgtaatttaagataaatagtTTAGTATATCCACAACTGcaactaaattgataaaaatatttttaaaatataattttgacaTCATCGTcccattaatttaataaatatggaTCATCACATCCAATCCCACTGCCACATGTTCTGCCTTATATGGTTACTCTTTCATTGTAAACTTATATATCCAAAACACAATTTTAATTCtatacataaaaatatattttctaccAATGGAAGTTGGTCCAAATAATAAGCGCTTGCTATCGCTTAAACAAGATCTCGGTTTTGAGTCTAgtaaatgcagaaaattcctactggcagactcacccaccatatTAGATGCGCGACGCGGATCGGATCCGGATTTTAATCAGGGCTAGACCTGAAAACCGGATGGacaactaaaatatatatatatatacattctCGATCATCATTTTTCGTCTTCCTCCCTTAAATCGTTAGAATAAAAGAAATTAGGATTCCCGGATAAAGTTGTTGTATGTGTGTAAGGTCAGGAATGGAACCAGCCCTTTACGGTGAAGTAGCGACTGCCCCCACAaacttttgaaaaacaaaaaattggcacttcatctttttttttcttcaaaatataatcatcaaatttttacttttaaattttctagtTTTGCCCCTGTCAGTAGGCTAGATTACtgtgttttgataaaattaaaatagtgttttgatatttttattttatccaataagaaaaaaatgttcATATAAGCAGTTTACATCCGAAAAATCAGTTCACGTTCCAGTTGTGGACCATAATTATGAACAGAGATAAATCCATTAGCTCGACTTTTAAAAAGTCccgtaattgtttttttttgacCATGAGATGTCCTGAACAGGTTCCAAATTTAGACAAgctaaattaaaatgaaaatacatTGAGGGATTAAATTATACtttgtttatattaattaagcccttcaattaattttactaattaacATAATTGGATTTTTATTATTAGAAGTGCATTTCACATGACCTTTTGTAATGTAATGTTTACGGAATTCATTGTATCAAAAGTCAAAATTACATAGTAGTAGTTAAATGAAATTTAGTGAAATTTACAGAATTCATAGACTATCAGAATTACATCTTAAAGATATTTGATCAACTTAATCATAATTATAGATAAACgaattataaaatacatataaaaaaatgaaaaatgcgGAATCCAAGGGCTTAAGAGCCAATAAATTTTGACCATAAACAACTTGAACAAGTTGCAGCAATGGGAGGTATTCTCATCCAACGGTGTGGATAAACTGCTCCATATCCAAGGGCTGATCCATCTGCATGTGTGGATGAGCTCCTAGTAGCAGGCAGTCCCTTAAATGTGTATAAAAAGGGTGCATTTCCAAGAGAAAAATGTACCAATTAAAGCTTGAAATCATTATGGAAACTAAAATATTTGTTCTGATAGGAATACTAGGGCTGCTTGCAGTTGGCTCATTGGAGCCTACTGAGTCTAAAGAGAGTCCCAGTACTCCAATTATTCATTTTGATAGCAGTTATTTCCCAGATAATTTTGTCTGGGGAGTTGCTACATCTGCTTATCAGGcatatttcttaattttatcatccactttttattttaatacattgtatagttttattttattgcaTGAAAATTTCTCGATTTCTACCTACATACAGTCCGGCATTTCGTTTATGGAAAAATTTAtcgattttaaactttttatgatTACGGTTatcaacattttatttataacacATTTTAATAACCCaactaatgttttttttaagatttatcgGTTTTTGCTTACATGGTTGCCGACTTGTTACAAACTATGGCGCATGTTCATCTGAAATGAGCGAGTAATCTTctatttctaaaaaatattactTGAGCTATAAACTTATTGCAAATGAAACGTGGATAACCATTTTCTTAAAAGCGTATAATTCGAAGAAATTTTAACCCTATATTTGTAACATCTTTTATATGAAATAAAGATCAAGTTTTGTTGCTATACAGACTGAAGGTGCAGCAAACAAAAGTGGTAGAGGACCTAGTACATGGGATACATTTGCACACGAGTTTCCAGGTTCAAATCTCattctatattaaaaaaaaactaatcaaCTCGTCGCAATTTTTTAACTACATCAATCTAAATTTGTTCGTTGCAGAAAGGATCGATGATCGGAGCAATGGCGATGTTGCGGTCAACTATTATAACTACTACAAGGTACGATATATAATACTCTTGGTATTTGTTATTAGCTAGATCATGTTCATGAGTTGGATTATAACCAATATCTTGAACTTGATGTTTTTCAGGAAGATCTAGCAAGAATGAACAAGCAAGTGGGAGTAAATGCTTTTAGATTCTCTATTTCATGGACAAGAATAATACCTAGTAAGTATATAGAATGCGAAAATCATAACTAGTCTACATATATAATTATCTGACTGTAAAAATTGTGAAATGCAGGTGGCAGAATTAGAGAAGGAATCAACGAAGAAGGGATTGAGTTCTATAATAGTGTTATCAATGAATCGATAGCCAATGGTGATAATTATACATTTCCTTctaccatatatatatatatatatatatattcaatttttcAGTTCCGGCTCCGATTCTCATGCGATCtatatgattaattttattttaatccttctagtttaaattttaatattttaatattgataatttCTACTAGttcaaaattttttatttgaaatttggtAACTTACTTCTATTATTCTTGTGattttaaaattgttctatGATTTGtttctatatttattattttattttatgaaattaaaaaaatattggaaAATATTATAGAGTTGACTTGCTGGTTAATTTATTTGTACATGGCTCAATAATTTAAATCcacgttattaaaaaaaagaaattacgtttttgaataataaaatatataatttttatattagtgTATTATTAGGTCTAATTTAACACTAATAATCCTCATTTATCAcaaattattaatattcataCAACTTAGTAATCCAACCATTTTCTTTAGATTATATTTTAGCagaaaatagtaatattacgaataataattataatatggCCTAAACATAATTTCAAAAACCATTTAACCTTATAAATTAGAAAGACTCCTATAATTAAGGTATAATGTAGAAATGTTTATGAAGagtaaaatagaaattaaataaattttaaaattcttactTAGAATCTTAAAGTATATAtccaataattataaataaattaagttcGTCTCATTTGTtactattttatttgttttaattaagatGTAAAATCTTATACAATTCCATCTAGTGATAGCACTTGGACtacattttacaaaaaaaaatgatgatactTGTATATATTTGTAGATTACtagataaataattttattgacaatatatcaatttttcttaatattcatttttaaaacttaaatgtTATGCAGATTGCGGTAATAcatttagtaaatttttttaaatcagtgattaattgaattattaaagattagattctatatttttaaatacatttCGTTATTTAATCAAAAGAATTTAAGAAGTAAACACTACAAGAGATTATGTATTTGGCAACAAATTCAtttgcagctaatttttttttgctgctaaaaaaccttttgcagcattaattttgaaagttgctgccattagttaagttatagcagcattttacagttaattttgttacaaattacttaaggcaacgttttattagcagcaacatgccacactttttttttgttgctatatGTTAACAGTAACAATTTTAGCACTATTAGCAGCAAAAATGTTTGCTGCTAATTAtagtatttcttgtagtgaAAGTCAATCGATATATTAAGCCAATCTAAGGAAGTCCAAATCAGTCGGAAAAACTTCTATAAGAACTAGTCTAAAAAACTAAGATTTAAAACTATAGGATCGATGTAatagaaaggaaaaagaaaatgaaaattcgaCTTAAGTACTCCTCTATGATTATGTTAAATTCTGGGAGTCATGTTGAAATATTTAAAGTGTATTGAAGGTTTCCAATTGATATATTTCTCATATGTTGTGTGATGTAAATGTCGTAGGCTTGACACCTTTTGTGACTCTCTTTCATTGGGATGTTCCTCAAGCTCTCGAAGATAAATATGGTGGTTTCAGAAGTCATAATATAATGTAAGCATATATGctacaactaaaaaaaattgcatatcTTAGTTACTACAAAATTGCCTAACAAGAGGATGAATTTTCAACAGAACCGACTTTGACAATTATGCAAGACTTTGCTATGAAAGATTTGGAGATCGAGTTAAGAACTGGATAACTATTAATGAGCCGTATGTTTTTACTGTTCATGGCTATGAACTTGGCGGTTTAGCCCCAGGCCGATGCTCGTCTTGGGTCAATAGGGCATGCCAAGCAGGAGACTCAGGAACCGAACCTTATACAGTAGGCCATCATGTGCTCCTTGCTCATGCAGCGGCTTACCGAACATATAAGGCCATGGTAAGAAAATACAGAAAAATGCGGAGTAGTGTAAAATCGGGTTAATAATATTGAGATTTAATGAACTTTAATCTAATTTCAAAAAGGGTATTTGAGATGGATTTATTAATTTGCTGATCACTGGTTGGTATTTTAATGAAATCTGATCAAAGAAGCTGATACAGAACCACATCACctcttaataaataaaatatcgaCGTCACACTTACCACTTCACGCCTGTATTTTGGTTCCACGTCAGTTTTTCGGTCAGATTTATATAAGTTTCAACTCGTAATCAACAAATTAAccttcaaaatataaataaattttatgtatCCTTTTCAAAATTAGGTCAAACTACTTGTAACTATTTGTCAATCATCATATTTTAGAAAGTTCAAAATTGTTTTAGCTTATATAATCTTTgtgtaattaatattaatacagGGTCAAGATGGCGAGATTGGAATAACACTAGATGTAACCTGGCCTGAACCTTACGACTTCAATAACGTAGCTGATCGTGCAGCAGCTCAAAGGAATCTTGATTTCTCTTTTGGTTGGTGAGTGTTAATTTTTTCCCATTATTAATTTCTCATTTTATATATGTCTTTATGGTTTATATTATCATTGTTTTCATTTTGTAATGATATAAGCTTTGATTAATTACCATTATTATCATGAGAATATGATGAAGCTTATAAACAGAATTGTACTATGTTGTTAGGTTCATGGATCCTTTAGTCTATGGTTGCTATCCGAGAGTAATGCGCGAAATGGTCACCGGAAATAGATTGCCTCATTTCGACAGTAAAGATGTTCTTATGTTGAAGGATTCATATGATTTCATCGGCATTAACTACTACACAGCAAATTATGCTGCTCCCAATACTTCAGCTCCTTCTGATCCATCTCATTTTAGATATGCAACTGATAGTCATGTTAATTTGACAAGTAAGTTAGTTAATTAACCTTAAGCATGAAGCCCCGAATAGCTTAATTTGATGTAAcaataacatttttatttgtttttgtttacaGAGTACAGAGAGGGTAAACCCATTGGCGAACAAGTTAGAATCCAAAAACTTTTCATCTTTcgaatttgaatataaaaataataagagtaCTTATGAAGTATGATCATGTTATCATCACAAAGAAATGTAATAAACTTTACTaatctaaaatattatttgCAGGCTTCCCCAGCTTGGTTGTATGTGTTCCCAGAAGGAATTCgatatgttttaaattataccaAAGATACATACAGGAATCCAATTCTTTACATTACTGAAAATGGTAAGTGAAATCTTCATGATACATATAACGAAGGCAATTTTACAAGTTTTGTTTTtggtttaaaatgtttcgataTATATATTCAGGAGTTGGTGATGATAAAAATCTCACCCCTGAAGAAACCGTCAAAGATATATGGAGGGTAAAATATTTTAACAGCCATCTCTGGAATGTACTTAGATCCATTTGGTGAGTC includes:
- the LOC126661007 gene encoding beta-glucosidase 12-like, with product MYQLKLEIIMETKIFVLIGILGLLAVGSLEPTESKESPSTPIIHFDSSYFPDNFVWGVATSAYQTEGAANKSGRGPSTWDTFAHEFPERIDDRSNGDVAVNYYNYYKEDLARMNKQVGVNAFRFSISWTRIIPSGRIREGINEEGIEFYNSVINESIANGLTPFVTLFHWDVPQALEDKYGGFRSHNIITDFDNYARLCYERFGDRVKNWITINEPYVFTVHGYELGGLAPGRCSSWVNRACQAGDSGTEPYTVGHHVLLAHAAAYRTYKAMGQDGEIGITLDVTWPEPYDFNNVADRAAAQRNLDFSFGWFMDPLVYGCYPRVMREMVTGNRLPHFDSKDVLMLKDSYDFIGINYYTANYAAPNTSAPSDPSHFRYATDSHVNLTKYREGKPIGEQASPAWLYVFPEGIRYVLNYTKDTYRNPILYITENGVGDDKNLTPEETVKDIWRVKYFNSHLWNVLRSICDHGVNVKGYFAWSYIDNFEWSNGYTIRMGLYGVDREKSLARFPKDSVAWWKEFLSKKDSTGGPKCSVWPRKEGKPADNYDDEL